The following proteins are encoded in a genomic region of Reichenbachiella sp.:
- a CDS encoding substrate-binding periplasmic protein: protein MKTIKILLIAIVVLLSSDLVAQKRLTKIIESGTLRVGLTGNQPPFSMKDKNDQLIGFDVDLANLIATSMELELKFVEMSFAELLPNLKEGKIDLVISGMTITPRRNVEVAFVGPYMISGKSILTNEKTLANATNPQDIDADLRVVTLDGSTSEKFVENYMQHVKVELVQNYENAIQKIIKDESDVMVADYPTCAYAMLRYPDKGMVMLDRPLTIEPIGIALPYDDALFVNMMDNFIESLEATGVLVLMEEKWFENPYWLLELK, encoded by the coding sequence ATGAAGACCATCAAAATCTTACTTATAGCAATCGTAGTCCTCCTCTCGAGCGATCTAGTTGCTCAAAAAAGACTCACTAAAATTATAGAAAGTGGTACCCTACGCGTTGGACTAACGGGCAACCAGCCCCCTTTTTCCATGAAAGACAAAAATGATCAGTTGATCGGGTTTGACGTGGACCTGGCCAACCTCATCGCCACTTCTATGGAGCTTGAATTGAAATTTGTTGAGATGTCTTTTGCCGAATTGCTCCCAAATCTAAAAGAGGGAAAAATTGACTTGGTAATATCAGGCATGACAATTACTCCAAGAAGAAATGTAGAGGTAGCCTTTGTAGGTCCATATATGATCTCTGGTAAGTCCATATTAACCAATGAAAAAACATTGGCTAATGCTACCAACCCACAAGACATTGATGCTGACTTACGTGTTGTGACATTGGATGGATCTACCAGTGAGAAATTTGTTGAAAACTATATGCAGCATGTAAAGGTGGAATTGGTTCAAAACTATGAAAATGCCATTCAAAAAATCATTAAAGACGAATCTGATGTCATGGTTGCCGATTATCCAACCTGCGCCTATGCCATGCTGAGATATCCAGACAAAGGCATGGTTATGCTAGACAGACCTTTAACGATCGAGCCTATTGGTATTGCGCTGCCTTACGACGATGCCCTGTTTGTCAATATGATGGACAACTTCATAGAATCTTTGGAAGCTACTGGTGTCTTGGTTCTGATGGAAGAAAAGTGGTTTGAAAATCCTTATTGGCTACTTGAATTAAAATAA